Proteins co-encoded in one uncultured Draconibacterium sp. genomic window:
- a CDS encoding COR domain-containing protein: MTSKIITIIQRAQKENSTILNLNHLSLFTIPEEVFELINLEQLIISNNKLSEIPNDISRLKKLKYIDASFNFITKIHSEIEQIQSLEVLKLNKNWLQCIPKSIYFLNNLKSLQIEDNYVYEIDSSIGNLKSLRELLLTRNSIKNLPSNIGGLKNLVTLNISNNKIEDIPREISELSKLKHFNFSNNNIKKIPKEFGKIKSIESLFYYKNPLVYPPIEIVHQGTSSIINYLQSIYENETIKIYESKVLIVGEGGVGKTCLCKRLIYNKVNISEITTEGIEINNWTLSTKKSDKFKINLWDFGGQEIYHTTHQFFLTKRSLYIFVWEARKNDNLISFDYWLNVIKLLGDNAPVIMVLNKMDERILNIDEKSLLRKFPNIKGFYRISATKNLGIDELIRSIITEIDNLPHIGDELPVEWQRIRTDLGQLKKSHISYNQYLEICAKYGLEEEKANYLGMYYHDLGVFLNFRDNPILSDIVFLEPEWATNAVYKVADTRHIIDNFGNFDFHELKLIWDNYPEDKYIHLLELMKKFELCFQIPNTCQYIIPELLRPEMPDKIENWKDDDMLIFEYRYDFMPKGIITRFIVRIHDLIKNDLYWKHGVIIERSESTSLIVSEPLNRRLVIQIKGYKKSNLLEIIRREIDYIHKTLNSPNVIEMIPCICKECRSSKSPYYFDYEKVLKAESKLKTKIECQNSFEDIGISNLLHEYRSYTSTSKSKTIIKNINIKDSNTNFSDNIKIENNYEN; the protein is encoded by the coding sequence ATGACTTCAAAAATAATTACTATTATCCAACGAGCTCAAAAAGAGAACTCAACTATTTTAAATTTAAATCACCTTTCTTTATTTACAATTCCAGAGGAAGTGTTTGAACTTATAAATTTGGAACAACTTATTATTTCAAATAATAAATTAAGTGAAATTCCAAATGATATCTCAAGACTCAAAAAATTAAAATATATTGACGCTTCTTTCAATTTTATAACAAAGATACATTCAGAAATAGAACAAATTCAAAGTTTGGAAGTGTTAAAATTGAATAAGAACTGGTTGCAGTGCATACCTAAATCCATCTATTTTTTAAACAATCTTAAATCACTGCAAATAGAAGATAATTACGTTTATGAAATTGATAGCTCAATAGGAAACTTGAAATCATTAAGAGAACTATTATTGACAAGAAATAGTATAAAAAATCTACCTAGCAATATAGGTGGATTAAAAAATCTTGTAACCCTAAATATTTCCAATAACAAAATTGAGGATATACCTAGAGAAATTAGTGAATTGTCGAAATTGAAACATTTTAATTTTAGTAATAATAATATAAAAAAAATTCCAAAAGAATTTGGCAAGATAAAATCAATTGAAAGCCTTTTCTATTATAAAAATCCTTTAGTTTATCCTCCAATTGAAATAGTTCATCAAGGGACTTCTTCTATAATTAACTATTTACAGTCAATTTATGAAAATGAAACAATCAAAATCTATGAATCAAAAGTATTAATTGTTGGAGAAGGAGGAGTCGGAAAAACCTGTTTATGTAAAAGACTAATTTATAACAAAGTTAATATAAGTGAGATAACTACAGAAGGCATTGAAATAAACAACTGGACTTTATCTACAAAGAAAAGCGACAAATTCAAAATAAATCTTTGGGATTTTGGGGGGCAAGAAATTTATCATACCACTCACCAATTTTTCTTAACTAAAAGGTCACTTTATATTTTTGTATGGGAGGCTAGAAAAAATGACAATCTTATATCATTTGATTACTGGTTAAATGTAATTAAACTTTTAGGTGATAATGCTCCTGTCATTATGGTACTTAATAAGATGGATGAGCGAATTCTTAATATTGATGAAAAATCCCTTTTAAGAAAATTTCCAAACATTAAAGGATTCTATAGAATAAGTGCTACAAAGAATTTAGGAATAGATGAATTAATTAGAAGTATAATTACTGAAATAGATAATCTACCTCATATCGGAGATGAACTCCCTGTAGAATGGCAAAGAATTAGAACTGATTTAGGACAACTAAAGAAGAGCCATATATCTTATAATCAATATCTAGAAATATGTGCGAAATACGGATTAGAAGAGGAAAAGGCAAACTATTTAGGCATGTATTATCATGATTTAGGAGTTTTTCTCAACTTTCGAGATAATCCAATTCTTAGCGATATTGTATTTCTTGAACCTGAATGGGCAACAAATGCAGTTTACAAAGTAGCTGATACAAGACATATAATTGACAATTTTGGCAATTTTGATTTTCATGAACTCAAACTTATTTGGGATAATTATCCTGAAGATAAATATATTCATCTACTTGAGTTAATGAAAAAATTTGAATTATGTTTCCAAATTCCAAACACTTGCCAATATATTATACCTGAACTGTTACGTCCAGAAATGCCTGATAAAATTGAAAATTGGAAAGATGATGATATGTTAATTTTTGAGTATAGATATGATTTTATGCCAAAAGGAATAATAACTCGATTTATAGTTAGAATCCACGACTTAATAAAAAACGATTTATATTGGAAACATGGGGTTATAATTGAAAGGAGTGAATCTACAAGTCTCATAGTTAGTGAACCTCTAAATAGACGATTAGTAATTCAAATCAAAGGATATAAAAAAAGTAATTTATTAGAAATAATTAGAAGAGAAATCGACTATATACACAAAACCTTGAATTCACCAAACGTAATTGAAATGATACCATGTATTTGTAAAGAATGCAGGTCTTCAAAAAGCCCTTATTACTTCGATTATGAGAAAGTACTAAAAGCTGAAAGTAAACTTAAAACTAAGATTGAATGCCAAAACAGTTTTGAAGACATTGGAATTTCAAATTTATTGCACGAATATAGAAGTTATACTTCAACTTCAAAATCAAAAACAATAATCAAAAACATTAATATAAAAGATAGTAACACGAATTTTTCGGATAATATAAAAATTGAAAATAATTATGAAAATTGA
- a CDS encoding IS481 family transposase — protein MPWKETTTMEQKIEFICEWNSQKYSISELCRVFEISRPTAYKLINKYEKFGLEGLLDDSKAPIHHPNQTDPKVVDKVLKLKERHKTWGAKKLRVLLFNDFTENQIPSVVTVHNILKKNGLVQPQKRLRRIKPTYPIFDPQQCNEVWSADYKGKFKMGNKIYCHPLTIADSRSRFLFTAKAHLHEDLKSVKKEFTRVFRMFGLPKQVHTDNGSPFAAATSIQRFSRLSYWFIELGIFPVFSDPSHPEQNGRHERMHRDLKASCAMPSAFDMKTQQRTLNAFVKEYNNVRPHEALDMMTPAEVHIRSNKPFPERIKEWTYSPGMKVMYVTKSGAIRWRSYYWVYLSRALTGKYVAAIEIGNDVWKVFFRNVLLGYFNQNDLTYKESSTRLSPKIV, from the coding sequence ATGCCTTGGAAAGAAACAACAACTATGGAACAAAAAATTGAATTTATCTGTGAATGGAACTCTCAAAAATATTCCATTTCAGAATTATGCCGGGTTTTTGAAATTTCAAGACCGACAGCGTACAAACTGATTAACAAGTATGAAAAATTTGGGTTAGAAGGTCTATTGGACGATTCTAAAGCGCCAATACACCATCCCAACCAAACAGACCCTAAAGTGGTGGATAAAGTTTTAAAATTGAAAGAAAGGCACAAGACCTGGGGAGCAAAAAAACTAAGGGTTTTGTTGTTTAACGACTTTACTGAAAATCAAATTCCTTCGGTGGTCACAGTACACAATATTCTGAAAAAAAACGGTCTGGTGCAACCTCAAAAAAGGTTAAGGAGGATAAAGCCTACCTACCCTATTTTTGATCCACAACAGTGTAATGAGGTATGGAGTGCCGACTATAAAGGAAAGTTTAAAATGGGCAATAAAATATATTGTCACCCATTGACCATTGCCGACTCAAGAAGTCGTTTCCTGTTCACGGCCAAAGCTCATTTACATGAAGACTTGAAATCCGTAAAGAAAGAGTTTACAAGGGTTTTCAGGATGTTTGGACTTCCCAAACAAGTCCATACTGACAATGGATCTCCATTTGCTGCTGCAACCTCAATACAGCGTTTCTCGAGGTTGTCATATTGGTTTATTGAACTGGGGATTTTTCCCGTATTCTCGGATCCATCGCATCCCGAACAGAACGGAAGACATGAACGAATGCACCGCGATCTAAAGGCATCTTGCGCTATGCCATCAGCATTTGATATGAAGACACAACAACGCACGTTAAATGCTTTTGTGAAGGAGTATAATAACGTCAGACCACATGAAGCTTTAGATATGATGACGCCGGCAGAGGTGCATATACGATCTAACAAACCATTCCCGGAGAGAATTAAAGAGTGGACCTATTCTCCTGGCATGAAAGTGATGTATGTAACCAAAAGTGGAGCCATAAGATGGAGGTCGTATTATTGGGTGTATTTATCCCGTGCTTTAACAGGAAAATACGTCGCTGCTATAGAAATCGGAAACGATGTTTGGAAGGTATTTTTCAGAAATGTACTTTTAGGATACTTTAATCAAAATGATTTAACTTATAAAGAATCATCAACAAGGTTAAGTCCGAAAATAGTGTAA
- a CDS encoding PD-(D/E)XK nuclease family protein, translating to MNLELALKLLNDFKKVPKNNIDTSFLEICSYPKRRFEEICSRILCFYFNPRKEHRLKDLFISSLLELLDKPDIPYQEEQIKIITEDNADGKRIDLVIYSPDFIIGIENKITASLYNPLDSYKKRLQEYNIENTIKLVLSVDKITKKEECELIKSNDFIAITYSEFFEILKRNIGGYISTCNQKYLIQLYDFIQTLENMNPLNPADKKLSEFFFDNSSQIDELILAHENYKERILRIQRDKISELKEQISIKTGKDWWAWQGWDLGFDSFNKNKPRIGIESSFKNTRTSALGEFRIYITTWNLKDWVSYEKILMEKFPNNFLDKVNNRVYLHMDVIIDQNDELILEKLYEYFNLLEKITE from the coding sequence ATGAATTTAGAATTAGCACTCAAACTGTTAAATGACTTTAAAAAAGTTCCCAAGAACAATATTGACACGTCATTTTTAGAAATATGCAGCTATCCCAAGCGACGTTTTGAAGAGATTTGTAGCAGGATTCTTTGTTTTTACTTCAACCCTAGAAAAGAACACAGACTCAAAGATTTATTTATCAGCTCACTTTTAGAGTTATTAGATAAACCCGATATACCTTATCAAGAGGAACAAATAAAAATTATCACAGAAGACAACGCTGATGGTAAAAGGATAGATTTAGTAATTTATAGTCCTGACTTCATAATTGGAATAGAGAATAAAATAACTGCGTCATTGTATAATCCTCTTGATTCCTATAAAAAAAGATTGCAAGAATATAATATTGAAAATACTATAAAACTTGTTTTATCAGTAGATAAAATCACTAAAAAAGAAGAATGTGAATTAATCAAAAGCAATGATTTTATTGCAATAACTTATTCCGAGTTTTTCGAAATCCTAAAACGTAATATTGGGGGTTATATTTCGACTTGCAACCAAAAATATCTAATACAACTTTATGACTTTATTCAAACATTAGAAAATATGAATCCATTAAATCCAGCAGACAAAAAACTTTCAGAATTTTTCTTTGACAACTCTTCTCAAATAGATGAATTAATTCTTGCACATGAGAATTATAAAGAACGAATTCTTAGAATTCAGAGAGATAAAATCTCAGAATTGAAAGAACAAATTTCTATCAAAACAGGCAAAGACTGGTGGGCTTGGCAAGGTTGGGATTTAGGATTTGATTCATTTAATAAAAACAAGCCGAGAATTGGTATTGAATCTTCGTTTAAAAATACAAGGACTAGTGCTTTAGGAGAATTTAGAATTTACATAACAACCTGGAATCTAAAGGATTGGGTTTCATATGAAAAAATATTGATGGAGAAATTCCCTAATAACTTCTTAGACAAGGTTAATAATCGTGTTTATTTACACATGGATGTAATTATTGACCAAAATGATGAATTGATATTGGAAAAATTATATGAATACTTCAATTTATTAGAAAAAATTACAGAATAA
- a CDS encoding IS3 family transposase, translated as MKAVDTAKKTKLASCETTCQCFGLHRDAYYKYKKRSAARLEVEKKVIKLVNYERLTQPRVGTRKLMMALHITFNLMGLKVGRDELYRILRKYDMLIVRKKTSCKTTDSYHHFHKYNNLIKDLKITRPNQVWVSDITYIRTYNGFCYLALITDLYSRKIVGYDISNSLELAGCLRALKKALANAKPANGLIHHSDRGAQYCSNQYVRILKNKDFKISMTEENHCYENAIAERVNGILKDEFFLDQTFASLKEAKRATKNAINIYNNKRLHLSLDYKTPQNVYNEAA; from the coding sequence ATGAAAGCAGTTGATACAGCAAAAAAAACAAAGCTGGCAAGTTGCGAGACGACTTGTCAATGCTTTGGACTACATCGGGATGCCTATTATAAATACAAGAAGAGGAGTGCTGCCCGACTAGAAGTAGAAAAGAAAGTCATAAAGCTTGTCAATTATGAGCGACTAACTCAACCGCGCGTTGGTACTCGAAAGTTGATGATGGCGCTACATATAACATTTAATCTAATGGGATTAAAGGTTGGACGTGATGAACTTTACAGGATCTTACGTAAATACGACATGTTGATTGTACGTAAGAAAACAAGTTGTAAAACAACCGATTCATATCATCATTTTCACAAGTACAATAATTTGATTAAAGACCTTAAAATAACAAGGCCAAATCAGGTATGGGTTAGCGATATTACCTACATCAGAACATACAACGGCTTTTGCTATTTAGCTCTCATTACTGACTTATACTCAAGAAAAATTGTTGGTTACGATATTAGCAACTCTCTTGAGCTGGCTGGGTGTTTGCGGGCTCTCAAAAAGGCCCTGGCAAACGCAAAGCCTGCCAATGGATTGATCCATCATTCTGACCGTGGAGCTCAATACTGCTCTAATCAATATGTCAGAATATTAAAAAACAAAGACTTCAAAATTAGCATGACCGAAGAAAATCATTGTTATGAGAATGCTATTGCTGAACGTGTTAATGGTATTTTAAAAGATGAGTTTTTCCTGGACCAAACATTTGCTAGTTTAAAAGAGGCTAAGCGTGCTACAAAAAATGCAATCAATATTTACAATAACAAAAGACTTCATTTATCTTTAGACTATAAAACGCCTCAAAACGTGTATAATGAGGCAGCTTAA
- a CDS encoding transposase, with translation MYKNDQVYRRYSESFKLKILSELSTGKYNKRQLGRIYGIQNSTINEWIKKYNRTDLMNTRINVETKDEITRIKALQKEVKKLKEALVKKDLDQLVLDSYLEVSAEKLGFKNAEELKKNLGKKR, from the coding sequence ATGTATAAAAATGATCAAGTTTACAGACGTTATTCGGAAAGTTTCAAACTCAAAATTTTATCCGAACTTAGTACCGGTAAGTATAACAAACGGCAGCTCGGACGTATTTATGGCATTCAAAACAGTACAATCAATGAATGGATCAAAAAATACAACAGAACTGACTTAATGAACACTCGTATAAACGTGGAAACTAAAGACGAAATCACCAGAATTAAAGCACTACAAAAAGAAGTTAAAAAGCTCAAAGAAGCCCTTGTTAAGAAAGATCTGGACCAGTTGGTACTGGATTCATATCTTGAAGTATCAGCTGAAAAACTAGGTTTCAAAAACGCCGAAGAATTAAAAAAAAATTTAGGCAAGAAACGCTAA